A DNA window from Gossypium arboreum isolate Shixiya-1 unplaced genomic scaffold, ASM2569848v2 Contig00178, whole genome shotgun sequence contains the following coding sequences:
- the LOC108455334 gene encoding PR5-like receptor kinase — MPCIRITSFHWKSTKNDTNIEAVIRNNGTLCPKRYSYLDVKKMTNSFKEKLGKGGYGSVYKGKLLDGHLVAVKVLNTTKGNGQEFINEVASISRTSHVNIVTLLGFCLEGQKRALIYEFMPNGSLERFIYKEATMKDCQHLSLEKLFEIAIGIARGLEYLHCGCNTRILHFDIKPHNVLLDDKFFPKIADFGLAKLCTMKESIVSMLEARGTIGYIAPEVFCRNVGGVSHKSDVYSYGMVILEMVGGRKNINVGVSQTSEIYYPHWIYGYVVQGNMEPQLLGLKTIEETEITKKMILVGLWCIQTNPLDRPSMSKVIEMLEGSVEVLQIPPKPYLSSPSRTPMDSTFITLS, encoded by the coding sequence ATGCCATGCATTAGAATAACAAGTTTTCATTGGAAGTCCACAAAAAATGACACAAATATAGAGGCTGTCATAAGAAATAATGGAACCTTATGTCCCAAAAGATACAGTTACTTAGACGTCAAGAAAATGACAAATTCATTTAAAGAAAAACTAGGTAAAGGGGGTTATGGAAGTGTGTACAAAGGAAAGCTACTAGATGGCCATCTTGTTGCTGTGAAAGTGCTCAATACAACCAAAGGAAATGGTCAAGAATTTATCAATGAGGTTGCAAGTATTAGTCGAACTTCCCATGTTAACATTGTTACTCTCTTAGGATTTTGTTTAGAGGGTCAGAAAAGAGCTCTAATTTATGAGTTCATGCCCAATGGATCTTTAGAAAGATTCATTTACAAAGAAGCTACCATGAAGGACTGTCAGCACTTGTCATTGGAAAAATTGTTCGAAATTGCAATTGGGATAGCTCGAGGACTTGAATACTTGCACTGTGGTTGCAACACTCGAATTTTGCATTTCGACATAAAGCCTCATAATGTTCTTCTAGATGAtaaatttttcccaaaaatcGCTGATTTTGGGCTTGCAAAACTATGTACCATGAAAGAGAGTATTGTATCAATGTTGGAAGCTAGAGGGACAATTGGTTACATAGCTCCAGAAGTATTTTGCAGAAACGTTGGAGGTGTTTCGCATAAATCTGACGTTTATAGTTATGGAATGGTGATTCTAGAGATGGTTGGAGGAAGAAAAAACAtaaatgttggggtaagtcaaaCTAGCGAGATATATTATCCTCATTGGATCTATGGGTATGTTGTACAAGGCAATATGGAACCTCAATTATTAGGCCTTAAGACTATAGAAGAAACTGAGATTACGAAGAAGATGATATTGGTGGGATTGTGGTGCATACAAACAAATCCACTAGACAGGCCTTCAATGAGTAAGGTGATAGAGATGTTGGAAGGAAGCGTAGAAGTATTGCAAATTCCTCCTAAGCCTTACCTATCTTCCCCTTCAAGAACACCAATGGATTCTACCTTTATAACATTATCCTAA